The Cuculus canorus isolate bCucCan1 chromosome 5, bCucCan1.pri, whole genome shotgun sequence genome window below encodes:
- the LRRC56 gene encoding leucine-rich repeat-containing protein 56 isoform X2 yields MALEEKKVLTGADDLQQVKALEMRVDTRENSLGNFGAYVPNLRELKLNNSLLVSVRDLGTTLSHLHVLWMTRCGLSDLDGISSCSSLRELYIAYNNISDLSQLTWLDHLEVLDLEGNNIEDINQMQYLKLCCKLSHLTVEGNPICLKPNAESAEEPDYNYRAEVKNLISQLEYLDKVPASQTALLPSKKMHEDWLLIKESIKEGGLAGDISWLDLYLGAAARQPGCSPRPLTTSRLGIAQWSAEAGRTSNAHLLYGGSPLPVPIVSNELFPEDGCSDLTHGLSQVICGNPTKALRARRQKLGPLAMSPLKFCGLRTENLYRYGGGNLHQESAFSELEAKREQREQ; encoded by the exons GTGCCTATGTACCTAATCTGAGAGAACTGAAGTTGAACAATAGCTTGCTTGTGTCTGTGAG GGATCTTGGAACTACATTGTCCCATCTCCATGTCCTGTGGATGACTCGCTGTGGACTCTCAGATTTAGATGGTATCTCCTCCTGCAGTTCTCTAAGA GAACTTTATATAGCCTATAACAATATCTCTGACCTGAGTCAGCTGACCTGGTTGGATCATCTTGAGGTTTTGGATCTGGAAGGGAACAATATCGAGGACATCAACCAAATGCAGTACTTGAAACTTTGTTGCAAGCTGAGCCACCTGACAGTGGAGGGCAACCCTATTTGTCTGAAGCCAAACGCAGAATCAGCAGAG GAACCAGATTATAATTACAGAGCTGAAgtaaaaaatctcatttctcagCTGGAGTATTTGGACAAAGTACCAGCAAGCCAGActgctctccttccttccaAGAAGATGCATGAGGATTGGCTATTAATCAAAGAATCCATCAAGGAAGGTGGTTTAGCTGGAGACATTTCATGGTTAG ATCTGTATCTTGGGGCAGCAGCAAGGCAGcctggatgcagcccaagaccCTTGACAACTTCCAGACTTGGAATTGCACAGTGGTCTGCTGAAGCAGGGAGAACTAGCAATGCCCACCTGTTGTATGGCGGCAGTCCTCTTCCAGTTCCCATTGTTTCCAATGAGCTGTTCCCAGAAGATGGCTGCAGTGATTTGACACATG gACTCAGTCAAGTTATATGTGGGAACCCCACCAAGGCCCTTCGTGCAAGGAGACAAAAGCTAGgt CCACTTGCAATGAGCCCTTTGAAGTTCTGTGGTCTGAGGACAGAAAACCTTTACAGATATGGAGGAGGAAATCTGCACCAGGAATCTGCGTTCTCTGAACTGGAAGCAAAGAGAGAGCAGCGCGAGCAGTGA